From a region of the Streptomyces sp. NBC_00193 genome:
- a CDS encoding HAMP domain-containing sensor histidine kinase — protein sequence MGRTSSLRWKIAMTTTAVCCAVAAALGILVHNVVARQLVGEVRKDVDRELDYALAQYEYGTARGDGNSALDPPGLPAPLRDLVARGLTGSMTGTHDGKPVMWAAGPADGKPLAVWVPYDSTRTRLREIDTAILVSAVLAAGVVALAGIFLAGRISRRLATTAAVARRISAGDLDARVGFPADGDGPRTRSRDEVRDVAQALDSMAASLQARLEAEKRFTADVAHELRTPLTGSLAAAALLPEGRPKEMINDRLGALHLLTEDLLEISRLDSGVERADLARVELGRAVERAAASTRLPVAVRIERDAVVLTDRRRLDRILANLLVNAHKHGRPPVEVTVTGPLVTVRDHGPGYPDELIEQGPRRFRTGDPGRGRGHGLGLTIAAGQAEVLEIELRFSNAPDGGAVTTLLLPVGRLPDSS from the coding sequence ATGGGTCGGACGAGCAGCCTGCGCTGGAAGATCGCCATGACCACCACGGCGGTGTGCTGCGCCGTCGCGGCCGCGCTCGGGATCCTCGTGCACAACGTGGTCGCCCGCCAGCTCGTCGGCGAGGTCCGCAAGGACGTGGACCGGGAGCTGGACTACGCCCTGGCCCAGTACGAGTACGGCACCGCGCGCGGCGACGGGAACAGCGCCCTCGACCCGCCCGGCCTCCCGGCCCCGCTGCGCGACCTGGTCGCCCGCGGGCTGACCGGCAGCATGACCGGCACCCACGACGGCAAACCCGTCATGTGGGCGGCCGGGCCCGCCGACGGCAAGCCGCTCGCCGTCTGGGTCCCCTACGACAGCACCCGCACCCGGCTCCGGGAGATCGACACCGCCATCCTGGTCTCCGCCGTTCTCGCCGCCGGGGTGGTCGCCCTCGCCGGCATCTTCCTCGCGGGCCGCATCAGCCGCCGGCTCGCCACCACGGCCGCCGTGGCCCGCCGGATCAGCGCCGGGGACCTCGACGCACGCGTCGGCTTCCCGGCCGACGGGGACGGGCCGCGCACGCGCTCCCGCGACGAGGTACGGGACGTGGCCCAGGCCCTCGACTCGATGGCGGCCTCGCTCCAGGCCCGGCTGGAGGCGGAGAAGCGGTTCACGGCGGACGTCGCGCACGAGCTGCGCACCCCGCTCACAGGGTCCCTGGCCGCGGCCGCGCTGCTGCCCGAGGGCCGGCCCAAGGAGATGATCAACGACCGGCTGGGGGCCCTGCACCTGCTCACCGAGGACCTGCTGGAGATCTCCCGGCTGGACTCGGGCGTCGAACGGGCGGACCTGGCCCGGGTGGAACTCGGCCGCGCGGTGGAGCGGGCGGCGGCGAGCACCCGGCTGCCCGTCGCGGTACGGATCGAGCGGGACGCGGTGGTGCTCACCGACCGGCGCCGGCTGGACCGGATCCTGGCCAACCTGCTGGTCAACGCCCACAAGCACGGGCGGCCGCCGGTCGAAGTGACCGTCACCGGCCCGCTGGTGACCGTACGCGACCACGGGCCCGGTTATCCGGACGAGCTGATCGAGCAGGGGCCGCGGCGGTTCCGCACCGGGGATCCGGGACGCGGCCGGGGCCACGGGCTCGGCCTGACCATCGCGGCCGGGCAGGCCGAGGTGCTGGAGATCGAACTGCGCTTCTCCAACGCCCCCGACGGGGGCGCGGTGACCACGCTCCTGCTGCCCGTCGGGCGCCTGCCGGACAGCAGTTGA
- a CDS encoding FUSC family protein, which produces MSTERTEDIPPGRAGRRGPTGQRGPTGRAGATAAGRFGPLAPPAWLLKGLRPSSAPIPWAAALRAAVALALPLAVGFAVDEPEYGALVSMGALSGVIGDTADAYRMRILNIAVPQFFGAVGVALGTLVFGHGWVAVGVLTLVALVSGMISSIGTVASVSGLLLLLNAVVGAGLPMPSPWWTAPLLLSAGGLFVLLLTLLGWPLRGRQPERAAVAAAYRALADSLEAAGGPGPAYEERRQQLTQALNHAYDLVLGRRARVHGHSPSLVRMLAQLNVLIPLVEAAPAAHLRRRPLSPAIPAAVRVLATAVEEGRTDIPVLDLPAPDGQSERAIDAALRHAATIVPLAEPDMHNVDDRLGRPAALRVRARRVVRDMMFSEASWRYGLRLALCIGLAQSLVSVVEIERSYWVALTVTFVLKPDFGSVFSRAVLRALGTAGGLVVAAAVLSEVPRGWWDVPVMVVLAALIPVFSVKGYAFQTAAITPVILLLSDLLNHQGFDLVRPRLLDSLIGCAITLIAGYLLWPESWHTRLGDRLADAVDDAARYVERAFGSTPDTDAGQRAARTARLQARRRIYRELSGVRSEFQRALTEPPPTGERAAVWWPLVVAVERIVDATTAARVRVNHGAQPPAPGEAEAIAEDLRALAQGVRRTDTPTQLRPTPPPEVDEASVLSPVRQELTAARAIANPTDSP; this is translated from the coding sequence ATGAGCACCGAACGCACCGAAGACATACCGCCCGGGCGGGCCGGACGGCGCGGGCCGACCGGACAGCGCGGGCCGACCGGACGGGCCGGGGCGACGGCGGCCGGACGGTTCGGACCGCTGGCACCGCCCGCCTGGCTGCTGAAGGGGCTGCGGCCCAGCTCCGCGCCGATCCCCTGGGCCGCGGCGCTGCGCGCGGCCGTCGCCCTGGCCCTGCCGCTGGCCGTCGGCTTCGCCGTCGACGAGCCCGAGTACGGCGCACTCGTCTCGATGGGCGCCCTGTCCGGGGTCATCGGCGACACCGCGGACGCCTACCGGATGCGGATCCTGAACATCGCCGTGCCCCAGTTCTTCGGGGCCGTGGGCGTCGCACTGGGCACCCTGGTCTTCGGGCACGGCTGGGTCGCGGTCGGCGTCCTCACCCTGGTCGCCCTGGTCTCCGGGATGATCTCCTCCATCGGCACGGTCGCCTCCGTCTCCGGGCTGCTGCTCCTGCTGAACGCCGTGGTCGGCGCCGGCCTGCCGATGCCCAGCCCCTGGTGGACGGCTCCGCTGCTGCTGAGCGCCGGCGGCCTGTTCGTCCTCCTGCTGACCCTGCTCGGCTGGCCCCTGCGCGGACGGCAGCCGGAGCGGGCCGCCGTCGCCGCCGCCTACCGGGCCCTGGCCGACAGCCTGGAGGCCGCGGGCGGACCGGGACCCGCGTACGAGGAGCGCCGCCAGCAGCTCACCCAGGCCCTGAACCACGCCTACGACCTGGTGCTGGGCCGCCGGGCCCGGGTGCACGGCCACAGCCCCTCGCTCGTGCGGATGCTGGCCCAGCTGAACGTGCTGATCCCGCTCGTCGAGGCCGCGCCCGCCGCGCACCTGCGCCGCAGACCCCTCTCCCCCGCGATCCCGGCGGCCGTCCGGGTCCTGGCGACGGCCGTCGAGGAGGGCCGCACGGACATCCCCGTACTGGACCTGCCCGCGCCCGACGGCCAGTCCGAGCGGGCCATCGACGCGGCCCTGCGGCACGCCGCGACGATCGTGCCGCTGGCCGAGCCGGACATGCACAACGTCGACGACCGGCTCGGCCGGCCCGCCGCGCTGCGGGTCCGGGCCCGCCGGGTGGTGCGGGACATGATGTTCTCCGAGGCCTCCTGGCGGTACGGGCTGCGTCTCGCGCTGTGCATCGGGCTGGCGCAGTCGCTCGTATCGGTGGTGGAGATCGAGCGCTCCTACTGGGTCGCCCTCACGGTCACCTTCGTCCTCAAGCCCGACTTCGGCTCGGTGTTCTCCCGGGCCGTGCTGCGCGCGCTGGGCACCGCGGGCGGGCTCGTCGTCGCGGCCGCCGTGCTCTCGGAAGTGCCGCGGGGATGGTGGGACGTCCCCGTCATGGTGGTCCTGGCGGCCCTCATCCCGGTCTTCTCGGTCAAGGGCTACGCCTTCCAGACCGCGGCGATCACCCCGGTCATCCTGCTCCTCTCCGACCTGCTCAACCATCAGGGCTTCGACCTGGTCCGGCCCCGGCTGCTCGACAGCCTGATCGGCTGCGCCATCACCCTGATCGCCGGGTACCTGCTCTGGCCCGAGAGCTGGCACACCCGGCTCGGCGACCGGCTCGCCGACGCGGTGGACGACGCCGCCCGCTACGTGGAGCGCGCCTTCGGCTCCACCCCCGACACCGACGCGGGCCAACGGGCGGCCCGGACCGCCCGGCTCCAGGCCCGCCGCCGCATCTACCGGGAGCTGTCCGGCGTGCGCAGCGAGTTCCAGCGGGCGCTGACCGAGCCGCCGCCGACCGGGGAACGGGCCGCCGTGTGGTGGCCGCTGGTGGTGGCCGTCGAGCGGATCGTCGACGCGACGACGGCCGCACGGGTCCGGGTCAACCACGGAGCCCAGCCCCCGGCCCCCGGGGAGGCCGAGGCGATCGCCGAAGACCTCCGGGCCCTGGCCCAGGGCGTCCGCCGCACCGACACCCCCACCCAGCTCCGCCCCACCCCACCCCCGGAGGTCGACGAAGCCTCCGTCCTCTCCCCGGTCCGCCAGGAACTCACAGCAGCCAGAGCCATCGCCAACCCCACGGACTCCCCCTAG